In the genome of Rhodamnia argentea isolate NSW1041297 chromosome 3, ASM2092103v1, whole genome shotgun sequence, one region contains:
- the LOC115757054 gene encoding THO complex subunit 1, whose translation MEVFKRAILEPGPPENFALSTVQEVIKPQKQTKLAQDENQLLENILRALLQELVAAAVQSGEPIMQHGQSVDDSEIAQGHIPRLLDIVLYLCEKEHIEGGMIFQLLEDLTEMSTMRNCKDIFGYIESKQDILGKQELFARGKLVMLRTCNQLLRRLSKANDVVFCGRILMFLAHFFPLSERSAVNIKGVFNTSNETSYEKDPPAGISVDFNFYKTFWSLQECFCNPPSLMNAPTKWQKFTSSLMVVLSTFEAQPLSDEEGDAINMEEEAANFGIKYLTSSKLMGLELKDPSFRRHILVQCLILFDYLRSPGKNEKDLPSESMQEEIKSCEDRVKKLLEMTPPRGKDFLNKIEHILEREKNWVWWKRDGCPPFEKQPMEKKTVQDGTRKRRPRWRLGNKELSQLWKWADQNPNALTNPQRVRTPAVMEYWKPLAEDMDLSAGIEDDYHHKNNRVYCWKGLRFSARQDLEGFSRFTDHGIEGVVPLELLPSDIRSKYQAKPNERSKRAKKEETKITPQQAEENQIATPASEVDGEGMRGDLETTAIPMDTDSASAAAVNDSQGSTPALDEHLKQGSDTDIGPEPGQLEADVEAEAEAEAGTVDGETDAEVDLDTVG comes from the exons ATG GAAGTGTTTAAAAGGGCCATCCTTGAGCCTGGACCACCTGAGAATTTTGCTCTTTCGACAGTTCAAGAAGTTATAAAACCTCAG AAACAAACAAAATTGGCGCAAGATGAGAATCAGCTGCTCGAAAATATTCTTCGGGCATTGCTTCAGGAACTGGTG GCAGCTGCTGTACAATCAGGAGAGCCGATTATGCAGCACGGGCAATCAGTTGATGACAGTGAAATAGCTCAAGGACATATTCCCCGACTTCTTG ACATTGTGCTCTATCTTTGTGAGAAAGAGCATATTGAGGGTGGTATGATATTTCAACTGCTAGAAGACTTGACGGAAATGTCCACAATGAGGAACTGCAAAGATATATTTGGTTATATTGAGAGTAAACAGGATATATTAGGGAAG CAAGAGCTCTTTGCTCGTGGAAAACTCGTCATGTTGAGAACATGCAATCAACTTCTTCGTCGACTATCAAAG GCAAATGATGTGGTTTTTTGTGGACGTATTCTCATGTTTCTGGCTCACTTTTTTCCACTCTCAGAGCGTTCAG CTGTAAATATCAAAGGAGTTTTCAACACATCAAATGAAACAAGCTACGAAAAGGATCCTCCTGCTG GGATATCTGTTGACTTCAACTTCTATAAAACCTTCTGGAGTTTACAG GAGTGTTTTTGCAACCCTCCTTCATTAATGAATGCTCCTACAAAATGGCAGAAATTCACATCCAGTCTAATG GTTGTTCTGAGTACCTTTGAAGCTCAGCCATTAAGTGATGAGGAGGGAGATGCCATTAATATGGAGGAAGAGGCAGCGAATTTTGGCATAAAGTATCTAACAAGTAGTAAACTTATGGGTCTGGAA TTAAAAGATCCAAGTTTTCGTCGCCATATTCTTGTTCAGTGCCTCATCCTGTTTGACTATCTAAGG TCCCCTGGAAAGAATGAGAAGGATTTGCCCTCTGAAAGCATG caagaagaaataaaatctTGTGAGGATCGCGTTAAGAAGCTGCTAGAAATGACTCCGCCTAGAGgcaaagattttcttaataagaTTGAGCATATACTAGAACGAGAAAAGAACTGG GTTTGGTGGAAACGTGATGGTTGCCCACCCTTTGAGAAACAACCAATGGAGAAAAAGACAGTACAAGATGGTACTAGAAAAAG GAGACCAAGGTGGAGACTAGGAAATAAAGAACTGTCACAGTTGTGGAAGTGGGCTGATCAGAATCCA AATGCATTGACCAATCCTCAACGTGTCCGAACTCCTGCTGTTATGGAGTACTGGAAACCCTTGGCTGAAGAT ATGGATCTATCAGCTGGAATAGAAGACGATTATCATCACAAGAATAATCGG GTATATTGTTGGAAAGGTCTTCGTTTTTCGGCTCGGCAGGATTTGGAAGGATTTTCTCGA TTCACCGACCATGGCATTGAAGGGGTTGTGCCTCTTGAACTTTTGCCATCCGACATTCGGTCGAAGTATCAAGCTAAGCCAAATGAGAGATCCAAACGTGCTAAGAAGGAAGAAACAAAGATTACTCCTCAGCAAGCTGAAGAAAATCAG ATTGCTACACCTGCAAGTGAGGTTGATGGTGAAGGTATGAGAGGGGATCTTGAAACAACAGCGATACCCATGGACACAGACTCAGCGAGTGCCGCAGCTGTCAATGATTCCCAAGGCAGTACCCCGGCACTGGATGAACATCTGAAGCAGGGGTCCGACACAGACATCGGCCCAGAGCCAGGCCAGTTGGAAGCAGATGttgaagcagaagcagaagcagaagcaggaACGGTGGATGGAGAGACAGATGCTGAAGTTGACCTAGATACAGTAGGATGA
- the LOC115757077 gene encoding uncharacterized protein LOC115757077 codes for MARAALRFRRFTAAFDDAGRAHEGEGKGKGESLTDLSDLVASFLEREEVMRGGGGGGEDEEEMRREESESSCWSDSEATKDKLLNLFQGCGDGGDAVANDVKRKIRTEVEAARGLVAKNGFSEGLKRQLVISLRLKGFDAGLCESSWDRTPRRPAGAYEYVDVNVEGTRYIVEVSLAGQFKIARPSDHYTSLVEAFPPVFISRPEELQQVIRLMCAAMKQSLQSTGLLLPPWRKKSYMKAKWFSNHKRTAPDEAAGARRLPAVRHESMAEISYRCKDDVLSKTRPRAGHLSEIFSGGGGGNGSGA; via the exons ATGGCCAGAGCCGCGCTCAGGTTTAGGAGGTTCACAGCGGCCTTCGACGATGCGGGGCGTGCACACGAGGGCGAGGGCAAGGGCAAGGGCGAGAGCCTCACCGATCTCTCCGACCTCGTGGCGTCGTTCCTCGAGAGGGAGGAAGTgatgagaggaggaggaggaggaggagaggatgaggaggagatGAGGCGAGAAGAATCGGAGAGCAGCTGCTGGTCCGACTCCGAGGCGACCAAGGACAAGCTGCTCAACTTGTTCCAGGGctgcggcgacggcggcgatgCTGTTGCCAATGATGTGAAGAGGAAGATCAGAACAGAGGTCGAAGCTGCGCGGGGGTTGGTTGCGAAGAATGGATTCTCGGAGGGGCTGAAGCGTCAATTGGTGATCAGTTTGCGTCTGAAGGGCTTTGATGCCG GTCTCTGCGAATCAAGTTGGGACAGGACGCCCAGGCGTCCGGCCGGAGCCTACGAGTACGTGGACGTCAATGTCGAAGGAACGCGCTACATCGTTGAGGTTTCTCTCGCCGGGCAATTCAAAATAGCGCGGCCCTCCGACCACTACACGTCGCTTGTCGAAGCGTTTCCTCCCGTTTTCATCAGCAGGCCGGAAGAGCTCCAGCAGGTGATCAGGCTGATGTGCGCGGCGATGAAGCAATCCTTGCAGAGCACAGGGTTGCTCCTCCCTCCGTGGAGGAAGAAAAGCTATATGAAGGCCAAGTGGTTCAGTAACCACAAGAGGACGGCTCCCGACGAGGCTGCGGGTGCGAGAAGACTACCCGCCGTCAGGCACGAGAGTATGGCGGAGATATCGTATCGCTGCAAGGACGACGTCTTGAGCAAGACGAGGCCGAGAGCCGGGCATTTAAGCGAGATCTtcagcggcggcggtggcggcaacgGGAGTGGCGCGTGA
- the LOC115757056 gene encoding uncharacterized protein LOC115757056 produces MEGVGARLGRSSTRYGPATVFTGPVRKWKKKWVHVPPSNAAASNSNSSAVNSGHGLNGSTAAAAAAANGNNASHLILYKWTPITQSGNTNGGGNNNNIRSNGVDKSSVNSDAAAEEPPRRKFKYIPIALLEEEKDEDVEINAAENVDDEEKPSENDLSSVEPNNKNGGSDEKPDINNLPMEVSEDDSKGVRQDLNESTLDLSLSFKAGDGNHDVE; encoded by the exons ATGGAGGGAGTCGGGGCGCGACTTGGCCGGTCCTCCACTCGGTACGGCCCCGCCACGGTCTTCACCGGCCCGGTGAGGAAGTGGAAGAAGAAGTGGGTCCACGTCCCCCCGTCCAACGCCGCCGCTTCGAACAGCAACAGCAGCGCCGTCAACAGCGGCCACGGTCTGAACGGCTCCACGGctgctgcggcggcggcggcgaacgGCAACAACGCCTCGCATCTGATTCTGTACAAGTGGACTCCGATTACGCAGAGCGGTAATACCAATGGCGGCGGCAACAACAATAACATTAGGAGCAACGGTGTTGATAAGAGCTCTGTGAACAGCGACGCTGCTGCGGAGGAGCCGCCGCGGCGTAAATTCAAGTACATTCCG ATTGCTTTactagaagaagagaaagatgaGGATGTAGAAATCAATGCTGCAGAAAATGTTGACGATGAAGAGAAGCCAAGTGAAAACGATCTTAGTTCAGTTGAACCGAACAACAAAAATGGTGGTTCTGATGAAAAACCAGACATCAATAATTTACCAATGGAAGTGAGTGAG GATGATAGCAAAGGGGTAAGGCAAGATCTGAATGAAAGCACTCTGGATTTGAGTTTGAGTTTCAAGGCAGGTGACGGGAACCATGATGTGGAATGA